The following DNA comes from Nicotiana sylvestris chromosome 10, ASM39365v2, whole genome shotgun sequence.
TGCTAAAGCGGCATCCCTCTGACCTTTTTGTCATAGTAGTTTCTTCTAAACCAACTAATGCTCCACTTAAGTTCAATACCCTTTAAAGAACTGCTATGTACACAATACTTACCGACCACAAATAGTTGAATATTTTCAACCTTAAAACTACGACAAACGTAATCTTTTAAGCTGCTTAAATTTGAAAATTCTCAATTACTCCAAGTCAAAATTTAAGTTACAAGTAGCCTATGAAGTTTTTGGCCTTAGATGTCAGATTTTGTTCTTTTTAATAGTTCATGTATGTCCACTCCTCCTAAATTATGCTATCTTGAATAACAATTGACGGACGCTAAACATTGAAAGATATCCCAAGATCATTGTTTTATACTTTAGTGAACATTTCTGTTAGCAATTACTTTTTAATTCTTCAGATAGATATAACATTATAGACAAAATGGTGCTTTAAATTATCTACCTGACATAGAATATTCTTCACTGATTCAGGCGTAGCAACACTTTTGAAAAAGAATTTCCCAACTGCAGTATTTCTGAGTCAAAAACACTTAGAACATGAGTCTGTTGCAGATAGCAAAAGATTCGAGATGTAATGAATAAAGAAGTTCACCTCAATAAATTCTGAAATGCTTTAATCAGTGGTCTTCCAAACCAAGGCTGCTTTGTTATATGCAGCATTCGGAGCGAGATATTTAAAAGAAGAATGCCTCTACAGAGTTGTGGTTCCATTACTGCAGCCTGAAGACCAACAAGTCCTGCAGAGGTATCCAGAAAGTTCTTTTATGGGTTACAAACATCACATAaattaaagcataaaaatatgaAAGAAGCACATAAGCGCAAAGAACTAGAGAAAGTGAGAATCAATTGGAATATTTCACGAGACTGTGAAATGGATCTTTTACCAATTTAGATATAAAAGGTTCAGTCTTCTAGAATTATATATTATCTACAAAGTCATTAAATAGTAGTAAGTATATTAACTTTAAGCTCATaaacaaaacagaaagagaagAGGTCACCTCCAATGGAATTGCAAATGAAGAAGGCTTTGTCTCTGATAACATCCTTACAAAAATCGTTTAGCTGACAGCCCCATGTTTCAAATGTATAAAAGTTGTCTATACCAAGCTCGCGAGGATTTGGTTTGTCTGAATAGCCATAACCAATAAGGTCAATAGAGAACACCCGATGTGACTGCGCAAGAACAGGCAGATTTTTTCTCCAATGGTCACTGTGGGAAAAACGATCATTCTAAACGCCAGATCAAACAGAATGAAACAGTAACAAAACTCCAAGCATGATCTTTGTGCAGGGTGACAATAGTTGAACTTGCATTCAAATGAAACCAAATCAACCAACAGCCAGCAAAATAAGCTACACGTTAACCATGTGATCTGGTTTTGCAACTATAAAAGAAATGCTACATTGAAAGTTTTACGTACATAAATTAGCTTGATTGATGCAAAATAAGACCTCCAACTTTAGGCATCTTCTATACTCGTCTAGGAAACAAGATCGCGAAGTTCTTTGTATTATTCTATAGCTTCCGTTCAAGTATCTTCAAAGAAACTTAGCATAATAGAGTTTGGCTTTAATATAAAAAAGAGCGTCAATATATCAAAGATAAATTACATGCTAAAGTTCAAATTCTGTTGTCTAATATGTGACTAAAACTTCAAAGGCCAAAAGAGAAAAGGATTATGAAATGAAGAGGAAAGGAAAAATTATGTTCGTGGTGTAGTTTTGCAAATTAGTACCTATAAGCaaaatgtgattgatgttgaCCTGTTTGCTCCAAAACCATGGACTAAAACGAGTGCAGGGCCACTGTTGCCACTATACTGGTATCGAATGGAATAGCCCCTCCAGTTCCATGTACTGCAGGACCAAAACAAACAGATAAACAGTTGAATATGGAAATTGCAAAATCGAGCAATAGGCTAAATGACCTCATTCAGAAATCTTTAAGTTACATTCTCAGTCTTTCCAGAAATGATAATTCTGAAACTTTCAATTAAATCCCCACCGCTTGTTCTTGAAATACATTCCAAGCATAGCAAGAATGTAAATTTTGTACAGAAACAAATAGCTTTAGGATGAAACTGTACTTCCTTTAATGTGTTTTATGCTTTAATTATCCTCCAATAGaacctttttctttctttggaTGAGTAATTTTTATCCAATATGTATCTGTTAGCCTATGTTTTTCAAGCATTAGCTACATTTTCGATCTGCCATTAGTCCCAATCTAACTGTATATAGATCAATCAATTAACCACGTCTCAATCCCAAACTAGCTGGGGTCGGCTATATATTCTCCACTAAACGGGCTCATTTGAAAACACCGGGAAAGTGTCATTCCGAACTCACACTTAAGAACTAGCAATCTTGCTAATCAATTGGGATAAATACTTACCCTCaagcagaggcggatccaggatttaaagtttatgggttcctaTAACGACCTTAAGCAAATATACAATAAATAACTGGGTTCACAATCAAATATTTATGGATATTTAGTAGATTTTTTAATACCTATACATGGTATATGTAAAAGCTACTGGGTTCACGGAAACCCACATTCAATAGGCTAGATCCGCCCCTACCCTCAAGCGAGTGTTCACACCAAACCGAGTAAACTTACCATGGTTAGGTTATTTAATAAAGTAAAAGCATACATCAATTAATCATGATTAAGTGAACTATATGCAAGCAAATGCCATGCTTCTACTGGTTTGGTGTAAACCCGATGCAAGCAAGTTTTTACCCGTCATTGGGCAATAAAGGCTACAGTTTTTTTTTCAGAGGCAAACATTATCCCAATA
Coding sequences within:
- the LOC104218555 gene encoding pheophytinase, chloroplastic isoform X2, which codes for MVLEQTGQHQSHFAYSDHWRKNLPVLAQSHRVFSIDLIGYGYSDKPNPRELGIDNFYTFETWGCQLNDFCKDVIRDKAFFICNSIGGLVGLQAAVMEPQLCRGILLLNISLRMLHITKQPWFGRPLIKAFQNLLRNTAVGKFFFKSVATPESVKNILCQCYHDTSQVTDELVQAILLPGLEPGAVDVFLEFICYSAGPLPEELLPQVKCPVLVAWGDKDPWEPIELGRAYGKFDTVEDFVVLPNVGHCPQDEAPHLVNPLVESFVARHANVEN